One window from the genome of Hyperolius riggenbachi isolate aHypRig1 chromosome 6, aHypRig1.pri, whole genome shotgun sequence encodes:
- the LOC137522119 gene encoding ATP-sensitive inward rectifier potassium channel 1-like, with protein MFSNLWKKVRIRLRDHYRHKTRLVSKDGRCNIEFGSVEKQSRLALLADIWTTALDLKWRYQMAVFITAFLGSWILFALLWYAISFLHKDLQQFTPGANHTACVNNLQSMTGAFIFSLVTQTTIGYGYRYVTEQCVSAIFLLVVQSMVGVIINAFMCGVILAKIARPQKRAKTITFSKTAAISMRGGKLCLLIRVANLRKSLLIGSHIYGKLLKTTVTPEGETIILDQVNTDFMVDTGNENLFFVSPLTIYHIIDESSPFFEMSADNISQQDFELVVFLDGTIEVTSATCQVRTSYIPDEVFWGYRFAPIVSKTKEGKYRVDFSNFGKTVEVATPHCALCLNHENYVRGNLEPESEDVTLEIEATEMEDTKM; from the coding sequence ATGTTCTCCAATCTTTGGAAAAAGGTGCGCATTCGCCTGAGAGACCATTATCGGCACAAGACAAGGCTGGTATCTAAGGATGGAAGATGCAATATTGAATTTGGCAGTGTGGAAAAGCAATCCAGATTAGCCCTCTTGGCAGACATATGGACCACTGCATTGGACTTAAAATGGAGGTATCAAATGGCAGTTTTCATTACAGCCTTCCTGGGGAGCTGGATTTTATTTGCCTTGTTGTGGTATGCTATTAGCTTCCTACACAAAGACCTTCAACAATTTACACCAGGTGCCAACCACACTGCTTGTGTTAACAATCTTCAAAGTATGACTGGTGCTTTTATTTTCTCACTGGTGACCCAGACAACCATTGGTTATGGGTACAGGTATGTGACGGAGCAGTGTGTCTCAGCAATATTTCTTTTAGTGGTTCAATCAATGGTAGGGGTAATAATTAATGCATTTATGTGCGGTGTAATCTTGGCCAAGATTGCCAGACcccaaaaaagggcaaaaacaatAACTTTCAGCAAAACAGCTGCCATCAGTATGCGTGGAGGGAAACTGTGTCTTTTGATCAGAGTTGCTAATCTGAGGAAAAGCTTGTTGATAGGAAGCCACATATATGGTAAACTGTTGAAAACCACTGTTACTCCAGAGGGGGAGACCATTATTCTGGATCAAGTCAATACGGACTTTATGGTGGACACTGGAAATGAGaaccttttttttgtttctccACTGACAATCTACCACATTATTGATGAAAGCAGCCCGTTCTTTGAGATGTCAGCCGATAACATTTCCCAGCAGGACTTTGAGCTTGTGGTTTTTCTTGATGGCACAATTGAAGTAACAAGTGCTACCTGCCAGGTGCGTACATCGTACATCCCTGATGAAGTGTTTTGGGGGTATCGCTTTGCTCCAATAGTATCCAAAACCAAGGAGGGAAAATACCGTGTGGACTTCAGCAACTTTGGCAAGACTGTGGAAGTGGCAACACCGCACTGTGCCTTGTGTTTGAACCATGAAAATTATGTCAGAGGAAACCTTGAGCCAGAATCTGAGGATGTGACATTAGAAATAGAAGCAACTGAAATGGAAGatacaaaaatgtaa